Proteins encoded together in one Catellatospora citrea window:
- a CDS encoding IS30 family transposase, with product MPGRRLTSEERAQIEVLYGQGLRFPQIAQAIGRDRSTVWREVQRNNARHGGTHAPGAPAHGGRAGGVRPGGVLRPRAYRFKYCHRFAQRRAGERALRPREGRLRARRGRTMAPLWDVVRERLAQRWSPVQVARSLRADFADRPEHWVSHETIYQAIYFQARGGMREELARQVALRSGRAVRKPQSRVAAAGRGAKPWIRDLNISTRPAEVTDRAVPGHWEGDLIIGARGTSAIITLVERATRYVMLGALPDSRVSEQVVDVLTALMGRLPAELRKTLTWDQGAEMARHARFTLATDCKVYFCDPHSPWQRGSNENTNGLLRQYFPRSSTDFRTISQDELDAVARELNGRPRQTLDWSNPAKELNKYLVATTA from the coding sequence GTGCCTGGCAGACGACTGACATCAGAAGAACGTGCTCAGATCGAGGTGTTGTACGGCCAGGGGCTGCGGTTCCCGCAGATCGCGCAGGCGATCGGGCGGGACCGCAGCACCGTGTGGCGTGAGGTCCAGCGCAACAACGCCCGCCATGGCGGCACGCATGCGCCGGGGGCGCCGGCCCACGGCGGGCGGGCCGGTGGTGTTCGGCCTGGTGGTGTGTTGCGGCCGCGGGCGTACCGGTTCAAGTACTGCCACCGGTTCGCGCAGCGTCGTGCGGGTGAGCGGGCGTTGCGGCCCCGTGAGGGCAGGCTGCGCGCCCGGCGTGGTCGTACGATGGCCCCGCTGTGGGACGTGGTCCGTGAGCGGCTGGCGCAGCGGTGGTCACCGGTGCAGGTCGCCCGGTCGTTGCGTGCCGATTTTGCTGACCGGCCGGAGCATTGGGTGTCGCACGAGACGATCTACCAGGCGATCTACTTCCAGGCCCGGGGCGGGATGCGTGAGGAGCTGGCCCGGCAGGTCGCGCTGCGTTCGGGTCGTGCGGTGCGAAAGCCGCAGTCGCGTGTGGCGGCGGCCGGGCGTGGGGCCAAGCCGTGGATCCGGGACCTGAACATCTCGACCCGCCCGGCCGAGGTCACCGACCGGGCCGTGCCCGGGCACTGGGAAGGCGACCTGATCATCGGCGCACGAGGCACCAGCGCGATCATCACCCTCGTCGAACGCGCGACCCGGTACGTCATGCTCGGCGCGCTGCCCGACTCACGGGTCAGCGAACAGGTCGTCGACGTGCTCACCGCCCTGATGGGCCGCCTGCCGGCCGAGCTGCGCAAAACGTTGACCTGGGACCAGGGCGCCGAGATGGCCCGCCACGCCCGGTTCACCCTGGCCACCGACTGCAAGGTCTACTTCTGCGACCCGCACTCACCCTGGCAGCGCGGCAGCAACGAGAACACCAACGGACTGCTCCGCCAGTACTTCCCCCGCTCCAGCACCGACTTTCGCACCATCAGCCAGGACGAACTCGACGCGGTCGCCCGAGAACTCAACGGACGACCGCGCCAAACCCTCGACTGGTCAAACCCAGCCAAAGAACTCAACAAGTACCTCGTTGCAACAACCGCTTGA
- a CDS encoding nickel/cobalt transporter, with translation MADAGRSARGSGRAARVLAAVAVLVGVGLAGWWATGDTGGGSAGLAEDGHDHGLLLGRLTAEFAGLVGRQELTPGFALPAMGVALALGAGHALAPGHGKLLMATYLVNERGSLRQAVSVAGTVALTHTAGVLVLGVVLAAGLHFVPHRVYTLLTVLSGALVVTVGLSLLRRAWRDRDRVGEHGHGAPAPSAGGHGGHAGQDGLGRHDGHGVGGHDGCAGHGARRPGGRGVVAMGLAGGLMPSPSAVVVLLGAVALGRAWYGVLLVAAYGAGMAASLLGIGLLLTRMRDRLERAPRAWMSHRAWRLLPLVTSSAVIVVGVGVATTALLA, from the coding sequence ATGGCGGATGCAGGGCGGTCAGCGCGAGGAAGCGGGCGGGCCGCGCGGGTCCTGGCTGCCGTCGCCGTGCTGGTCGGCGTGGGGCTGGCCGGGTGGTGGGCAACCGGGGACACCGGCGGCGGATCCGCGGGCCTGGCCGAGGACGGCCACGACCACGGGCTACTGCTGGGGCGGCTGACGGCCGAGTTCGCGGGGTTGGTCGGGCGGCAGGAGCTGACGCCGGGGTTCGCTCTGCCGGCGATGGGGGTCGCGCTGGCGCTCGGCGCGGGCCACGCGCTGGCCCCCGGGCACGGCAAGTTGCTGATGGCGACGTACCTCGTGAACGAGCGTGGTTCGCTGCGGCAGGCGGTCTCGGTGGCGGGCACGGTCGCGCTCACCCATACCGCCGGGGTGCTCGTGCTGGGCGTGGTGCTGGCCGCCGGGCTGCATTTCGTCCCGCACCGGGTGTACACGCTGCTCACCGTGCTGAGTGGAGCCCTGGTCGTCACCGTGGGGCTGTCGCTGCTCCGCCGGGCCTGGCGCGACCGTGACCGGGTCGGCGAGCACGGGCACGGTGCCCCCGCACCCAGCGCGGGCGGCCACGGCGGGCACGCCGGCCAGGACGGACTCGGCAGGCACGACGGACACGGTGTCGGCGGGCATGACGGCTGTGCCGGGCACGGTGCGCGGCGGCCCGGTGGTCGGGGGGTCGTGGCGATGGGGCTCGCGGGCGGTCTGATGCCGAGCCCGTCGGCCGTGGTGGTGCTGCTGGGCGCGGTGGCGCTCGGGCGGGCCTGGTACGGCGTGCTGCTGGTGGCGGCGTACGGGGCGGGCATGGCGGCGTCGCTGCTGGGGATCGGCCTGCTGCTGACCCGGATGCGCGACCGGCTGGAGCGGGCGCCGCGCGCCTGGATGTCGCACCGTGCCTGGCGGCTGCTGCCGCTGGTCACCTCGTCCGCGGTGATCGTGGTCGGGGTCGGGGTGGCGACCACGGCGCTGCTGGCCTGA
- a CDS encoding glycoside hydrolase family 18 protein, which yields MTRRPLSLAAALSLLVAVGVLAVATPASAANLLANPGFETGTLSPWSCTGGLGSVVGTPVRSGTKALQGAASASDNAKCSQTVAVQPNTAYALTGWVRGNYVYLGVDGGASTWTPGAAAFTQLTVNFTTGASQTSVVVYTHGWYGQGTYFADDISLDGPGGTGVPGVPGNPSVGAITNTSIALSWGASSGTVTGYRVYEGTTVRATVTGTSTTITGLAACSAHSYTVAAYNATGESAKTSAASATTTGCTSVPPTPGGLAVGTITNTSIALSWNASSGATGYRVYEGTTLRATVTGTSTTITGLAACSAHTYTVAAYNASGESAKSGGVSATTTGCTTVPPTPSGLTVTGATNTSVSLSWSASSGATGYRVYEGTTQVATGTGTTATVSGLATCSSHSYTVAAYNASGESAKSGAVSATTTGCVNTGLPKHALIGYLHASFANGSGYLRMADVPSSWDIINLAFGEPTSVTSGDIRFRQCPVAECPNVESEADFIAAIRAKQALGKKVLISIGGANGQVQLTSTAARDTFVSSVSAIIDKYGLNGLDIDFEGHSLFLNAGDGDIRNPTTPVIVNLISALRTLKARYGSGFILTMAPETFFVQLGYQFYGGTCSGCDNRAGSYLPVIYALRNDITVLHVQDYNSGPIMGLDNQYHNMGAADFHIAMTDMLAAGFPVANTGVTFPALREDQIAFGVPAAVSAGGGYTTPAQVQQAVNCLVKNQNCGGYTLRGGTSPDFRGLMTWSINWDRYYNWEFSNSHEPFLNALP from the coding sequence GTGACCAGAAGACCACTCTCACTCGCCGCCGCCCTGTCGCTGCTGGTCGCGGTCGGCGTCCTCGCCGTCGCCACCCCGGCGTCGGCGGCCAACCTGCTGGCCAACCCCGGTTTCGAGACCGGCACACTGTCCCCGTGGAGCTGCACCGGCGGCCTCGGCTCCGTGGTGGGCACCCCGGTGCGCAGCGGCACCAAGGCGCTGCAGGGTGCGGCGTCGGCATCGGACAACGCCAAGTGCAGCCAGACCGTCGCGGTGCAGCCGAACACGGCGTACGCGCTGACCGGCTGGGTACGCGGCAACTACGTGTACCTCGGCGTCGACGGCGGCGCGTCCACCTGGACCCCCGGCGCGGCCGCGTTCACGCAGCTCACCGTGAACTTCACCACCGGCGCGTCGCAGACCAGCGTGGTCGTGTACACGCACGGCTGGTACGGCCAGGGCACCTACTTCGCCGACGACATCAGCCTCGACGGCCCGGGCGGCACCGGCGTGCCCGGCGTGCCCGGCAACCCGTCCGTCGGCGCGATCACGAACACCTCGATCGCCCTGTCGTGGGGCGCGTCGAGCGGCACGGTCACCGGCTACCGGGTGTACGAGGGCACGACCGTGCGGGCCACCGTGACGGGCACCTCGACGACGATCACCGGCCTGGCGGCGTGCTCGGCGCACAGCTACACGGTCGCGGCGTACAACGCGACCGGGGAGTCGGCCAAGACCTCCGCGGCGAGCGCGACCACCACCGGCTGCACCTCGGTGCCGCCGACCCCGGGCGGCCTGGCCGTCGGCACGATCACGAACACGTCGATCGCGCTGTCCTGGAACGCCTCGTCCGGCGCGACCGGATACCGGGTGTACGAGGGCACGACCCTGCGGGCCACCGTGACGGGCACCTCGACGACGATCACCGGTCTGGCCGCGTGCTCGGCGCACACCTACACGGTCGCCGCGTACAACGCCTCCGGCGAGTCCGCCAAGAGCGGCGGCGTCAGCGCCACCACCACGGGCTGCACCACGGTCCCGCCGACGCCGAGCGGCCTGACGGTCACCGGCGCCACCAACACCTCGGTGTCGCTGTCCTGGTCCGCCTCGTCCGGCGCGACCGGCTACCGCGTGTACGAGGGCACCACCCAGGTCGCCACGGGCACCGGGACCACGGCCACGGTCAGCGGCCTGGCCACCTGCTCGTCGCACAGCTACACGGTCGCGGCGTACAACGCCTCCGGCGAGTCGGCCAAGAGCGGGGCGGTCAGCGCGACCACCACGGGCTGCGTCAACACCGGGCTGCCCAAGCACGCGCTCATCGGCTACCTGCACGCCAGCTTCGCCAACGGGTCGGGGTACCTGCGGATGGCCGACGTGCCGTCCTCGTGGGACATCATCAACCTGGCCTTCGGCGAGCCGACCTCGGTGACCTCGGGTGACATCCGGTTCCGGCAGTGCCCGGTGGCCGAGTGCCCCAATGTGGAGAGCGAGGCCGACTTCATCGCCGCCATCCGGGCCAAGCAGGCCCTGGGCAAGAAGGTGCTGATCTCCATCGGCGGCGCGAACGGGCAGGTCCAGCTCACCTCGACCGCGGCCCGGGACACGTTCGTCAGCTCGGTCAGCGCCATCATCGACAAGTACGGCCTGAACGGCCTCGACATCGACTTCGAGGGCCACTCGCTGTTCCTGAACGCCGGTGACGGCGACATCCGGAACCCCACCACCCCGGTCATCGTCAACCTGATCTCGGCGCTGCGCACGCTGAAGGCGCGCTACGGCTCGGGCTTCATCCTGACCATGGCGCCGGAGACGTTCTTCGTGCAGCTCGGGTACCAGTTCTACGGCGGCACCTGCAGCGGCTGCGACAACCGGGCCGGGTCGTACCTGCCGGTGATCTACGCGCTGCGCAACGACATCACGGTCCTGCACGTGCAGGACTACAACTCGGGCCCGATCATGGGGCTGGACAACCAGTACCACAACATGGGCGCGGCGGACTTCCACATCGCCATGACAGACATGCTGGCCGCGGGCTTCCCGGTGGCCAACACGGGCGTCACGTTCCCCGCGCTCCGCGAGGACCAGATCGCGTTCGGCGTGCCGGCCGCGGTGTCCGCGGGCGGCGGCTACACCACCCCCGCCCAGGTCCAGCAGGCGGTGAACTGCCTGGTCAAGAACCAGAACTGCGGCGGCTACACCCTGCGCGGCGGCACCAGCCCCGACTTCCGCGGCCTGATGACCTGGTCCATCAACTGGGACCGCTACTACAACTGGGAGTTCAGCAACTCCCACGAACCCTTCCTCAACGCCCTCCCGTAA
- a CDS encoding glutamate-cysteine ligase family protein, producing the protein MVVQQQVVRDAGVRIADRAEAEGYVAKVCFKTGPPGRVGIELEWTTHHLDDPARPVDPGALGSALGEHAPRSLVPDSPQTPLPHGGRVTLEPGGQVEISTETSDSLAGLLDATTADLRQLTGLLEHAGLALDGRGCDAHRRPGRILDTPRYATMERVFDRFGPYGRQWMCGTASVQVCLDVGLPERVAPRWRALHAVGPALVAAFANSSRHAGVDTGWASARMRACLAADPMRNGPPADDADPVAAWARRVLDTPLLCVRRDVSWEAPPGVTFADWIGGAIPPGPTYADLDYHLSTLFPPVRARGYFEVRYLDMQSGMDWVAPVAVLVALFAREETVDAAAALAAPAAGRWVQAARHGLADPAIAAVTPPLLDLACAALDHTDLPPATAEAVRDVVGRRLREGGVR; encoded by the coding sequence GTGGTGGTGCAGCAGCAGGTCGTGCGGGACGCGGGGGTGCGGATCGCGGATCGGGCCGAGGCCGAGGGGTATGTGGCCAAGGTGTGCTTCAAGACCGGGCCGCCTGGGCGGGTGGGCATCGAACTGGAGTGGACCACGCACCACCTGGACGATCCGGCACGGCCGGTCGATCCGGGTGCACTCGGCTCGGCGCTGGGCGAGCACGCCCCGCGGAGCCTGGTGCCGGACAGCCCGCAGACCCCGCTGCCGCACGGCGGCCGGGTCACCCTCGAACCGGGCGGGCAGGTGGAGATCTCCACCGAGACCAGCGACTCCCTTGCCGGGCTGCTCGACGCCACCACGGCGGATCTTCGGCAGCTGACCGGCCTCCTCGAACACGCGGGCCTGGCACTGGACGGGCGGGGCTGCGACGCCCACCGCCGGCCGGGCCGGATTCTGGACACCCCGCGGTACGCGACCATGGAGCGCGTCTTCGACCGCTTCGGCCCGTACGGCAGGCAGTGGATGTGCGGGACGGCCAGCGTGCAGGTGTGCCTCGACGTGGGCCTGCCCGAGCGGGTCGCGCCGCGCTGGCGGGCGTTGCACGCGGTGGGCCCGGCGCTGGTCGCCGCGTTCGCCAACTCGTCCCGGCACGCCGGGGTGGACACCGGCTGGGCGTCGGCGCGGATGCGGGCCTGCCTGGCCGCCGATCCGATGCGCAACGGGCCGCCCGCCGACGACGCCGATCCGGTGGCCGCCTGGGCACGGCGGGTGCTGGACACACCCTTGCTGTGCGTACGCCGCGACGTCTCGTGGGAGGCGCCGCCCGGCGTCACGTTCGCGGACTGGATCGGCGGCGCGATCCCCCCGGGGCCGACCTATGCGGACCTCGACTACCACCTCAGCACGCTGTTCCCGCCGGTGCGGGCGCGCGGCTACTTCGAGGTGCGCTACCTGGACATGCAGTCCGGGATGGACTGGGTGGCCCCGGTGGCGGTGCTGGTCGCGCTGTTCGCCCGGGAGGAGACCGTCGACGCGGCGGCGGCGCTGGCCGCCCCCGCGGCGGGGCGCTGGGTGCAGGCGGCCCGGCACGGCCTGGCCGACCCGGCGATCGCCGCGGTGACCCCGCCCCTGCTCGACCTGGCCTGCGCCGCACTGGACCACACCGACCTGCCGCCCGCGACCGCCGAGGCGGTGCGGGACGTGGTGGGGCGGCGACTGCGGGAGGGAGGCGTCAGATGA
- the egtB gene encoding ergothioneine biosynthesis protein EgtB — protein MSTGLRERAAAELARTRQRSIGLTDAVDDDDLVRQHSRLMSPLVWDLAHVGNQEELWLVRDVGGREPVRADIDQLYDAFKHPRGERPQLPLLGPAEARAYVRTVREKVLDLLDTVQLEGRPLVEQGFAFGMIIQHEQQHDETMLATHQLRAGDPVLVAAPPPPSQAIVAGEALIPGGPFEMGTSLEPWALDNERPAHQVDVPPFFLDRAPVTNAMYQAFIDAGGYDDPRWWSPRGWAHRQEAGLTGPGHWHGDGTYTRFGRREPIVGDEPVVHVSWHEASAYAAWAGRRLPTEAEWEKAARFDPATGRSRRYPWGDEDPTPEHANLGQRHLSPAPVGAYPAGASPAGVHQLIGDVWEWTSSPLYGYPGFRAFPYREYSEVFFGDDYRVLRGGSFGTDAAAVRGTFRNWDYPIRRQIFSGFRCARDPRPGELAD, from the coding sequence ATGAGCACCGGACTGCGGGAGCGGGCCGCCGCCGAACTGGCCCGGACCCGGCAGCGCAGCATCGGGCTGACCGACGCGGTGGACGACGACGACCTGGTCCGGCAGCACTCCCGGCTGATGTCGCCGCTGGTCTGGGACCTGGCGCACGTCGGCAACCAGGAGGAGCTGTGGCTGGTGCGCGACGTGGGCGGCCGTGAGCCGGTCCGCGCCGACATCGACCAGCTCTACGACGCGTTCAAACACCCGCGCGGGGAGCGCCCGCAGCTGCCGCTGCTGGGGCCCGCCGAGGCGCGGGCGTACGTGCGCACCGTGCGCGAGAAGGTGCTCGACCTGCTGGACACGGTGCAGCTGGAGGGCCGCCCCCTGGTGGAGCAGGGCTTCGCGTTCGGCATGATCATCCAGCACGAGCAGCAGCACGACGAGACCATGCTGGCCACCCATCAGCTGCGCGCCGGTGACCCGGTGCTGGTCGCCGCGCCGCCCCCGCCGTCGCAGGCGATCGTGGCGGGCGAGGCGCTGATCCCCGGCGGCCCGTTCGAGATGGGCACCTCGTTGGAGCCGTGGGCGCTGGACAACGAGCGGCCCGCGCACCAGGTCGACGTGCCGCCGTTCTTCCTCGACCGCGCGCCGGTCACCAATGCGATGTACCAGGCGTTCATCGACGCGGGCGGGTACGACGACCCGCGCTGGTGGAGCCCGCGGGGCTGGGCGCACCGGCAGGAGGCCGGGCTGACCGGCCCGGGGCACTGGCACGGCGACGGCACGTACACCCGGTTCGGGCGGCGGGAGCCGATCGTCGGCGACGAGCCCGTGGTGCACGTGAGCTGGCACGAGGCGTCCGCGTACGCGGCCTGGGCCGGGCGGCGGCTGCCCACCGAGGCCGAGTGGGAGAAGGCGGCCCGCTTCGACCCGGCGACCGGGCGCTCGCGCCGTTACCCGTGGGGCGACGAGGATCCGACGCCCGAGCACGCCAACCTGGGCCAGCGGCACCTGTCCCCGGCGCCGGTCGGCGCGTACCCGGCGGGCGCCTCACCCGCGGGCGTGCACCAGCTGATCGGCGACGTGTGGGAGTGGACCAGCTCACCGCTGTACGGATACCCGGGCTTCCGGGCGTTCCCGTACCGGGAGTACTCCGAGGTCTTCTTCGGCGACGACTACCGCGTGCTGCGGGGCGGCTCGTTCGGCACCGACGCGGCGGCCGTCCGGGGCACGTTCCGCAACTGGGACTACCCGATCCGCCGGCAGATCTTCAGCGGCTTCCGCTGCGCCCGCGATCCGCGCCCGGGGGAGCTGGCCGACTGA
- the egtC gene encoding ergothioneine biosynthesis protein EgtC, producing MCRHLVYLGPPVPLAALLVEPPYGLQHQSWAPRDMRGGGTINVDGFGAGWYTPAGPVRYRRAVPIWTDRNFAALARVTVTGSLLAAVRSATPGLTVTDDACAPFSGDGWFFSHNGFVAGWPDTVAKLAERLPVTDLLTMDAPTDAAFVWTLVRNRLRAGYGPAEALHATVAEVSATAHGSRLNLLLTDGDKAYATTFGHALAVHHSPGRVVVASEPFDDDPGWVQVPDRRLVVAHPATYTVEEL from the coding sequence ATGTGCCGCCACCTGGTCTACCTCGGTCCGCCGGTGCCGCTGGCGGCCCTGCTGGTGGAGCCGCCGTACGGGCTGCAGCACCAGTCCTGGGCCCCCCGCGACATGCGCGGCGGCGGGACGATCAACGTGGACGGTTTCGGGGCGGGCTGGTACACCCCGGCCGGTCCGGTGCGCTACCGCCGGGCGGTGCCGATCTGGACGGACCGCAACTTCGCCGCGCTGGCCCGGGTCACGGTCACCGGGTCGCTGCTGGCGGCGGTGCGCTCGGCGACGCCGGGCCTGACGGTGACCGACGACGCGTGTGCCCCGTTCAGCGGGGACGGCTGGTTCTTCAGCCACAACGGGTTCGTCGCGGGCTGGCCGGACACGGTCGCGAAGCTGGCCGAGCGGCTGCCGGTGACGGATCTGCTGACCATGGACGCGCCCACGGACGCGGCGTTCGTGTGGACGTTGGTGCGCAACCGGCTGCGCGCCGGTTACGGCCCGGCCGAGGCGCTGCACGCGACGGTGGCGGAGGTGAGCGCCACCGCGCACGGCTCCCGGCTGAACCTGCTGCTCACCGATGGCGACAAGGCGTACGCGACGACCTTCGGGCACGCCCTTGCGGTCCACCACTCGCCCGGGCGGGTGGTGGTCGCCTCCGAGCCCTTCGACGACGACCCCGGCTGGGTGCAGGTGCCCGACCGCCGACTGGTGGTGGCGCACCCGGCCACGTACACCGTGGAGGAACTGTGA
- the egtD gene encoding L-histidine N(alpha)-methyltransferase codes for MKLDVYLTPDDLSEQLREDAREGLTASPKWLPPKWFYDAYGSDLFERITQLPEYYPTRAERAVLAEHAADIAQETGVKTLVELGSGSSDKTRLLLDAMHDTGTLAQFVPLDVSETALRSAAKAIDGDYPDLEVHGIVGDFSHDLHRIPEGGRRMVVFLGGTIGNLPPVERAAFLEELRDVLHEGEWLLLGTDLVKDPQTLVAAYDDAAGVTAEFNLNVLRVLNRNLGADFDLTAFEHVALWDPKHSWIEMRLRATRDMRVEVPALDLDVDFKAGEELRTEVSAKFDRVRVEAELARAGFKAARWWTDPQGRFAVTLARAVE; via the coding sequence GTGAAACTCGACGTCTACCTCACACCCGACGACCTGAGTGAGCAGCTGCGCGAGGACGCCCGCGAGGGCCTGACCGCCTCTCCGAAGTGGCTGCCGCCGAAGTGGTTCTACGACGCGTACGGCAGCGACCTGTTCGAACGCATCACGCAGCTGCCCGAGTACTACCCGACCCGGGCCGAACGCGCCGTGCTGGCCGAGCACGCCGCCGACATCGCCCAGGAGACCGGTGTGAAGACACTGGTGGAGCTGGGTTCCGGGTCGTCGGACAAGACCCGGCTGCTGCTCGACGCCATGCACGACACCGGCACGCTGGCCCAGTTCGTGCCGCTGGACGTGTCGGAGACGGCGCTGCGTTCGGCCGCCAAGGCGATCGACGGCGACTACCCCGACCTGGAGGTGCACGGCATCGTCGGCGACTTCAGCCACGACCTGCACCGCATCCCGGAGGGCGGGCGCCGGATGGTGGTGTTCCTGGGCGGCACGATCGGCAACCTGCCGCCGGTGGAGCGGGCCGCGTTCCTGGAGGAACTGCGCGACGTGCTGCACGAGGGCGAGTGGCTGCTGCTCGGCACGGACCTGGTCAAGGACCCGCAGACGCTGGTCGCGGCGTACGACGACGCGGCGGGGGTGACCGCCGAGTTCAACCTGAACGTGCTGCGGGTGCTCAACCGCAACCTGGGCGCCGACTTCGACCTGACCGCGTTCGAGCACGTGGCGCTGTGGGACCCGAAGCACAGCTGGATCGAGATGCGGCTGCGGGCGACCCGGGACATGCGGGTGGAGGTGCCCGCGCTCGACCTGGACGTGGACTTCAAGGCCGGCGAGGAGCTGCGCACCGAGGTGTCGGCGAAGTTCGACCGGGTGCGGGTGGAGGCCGAGCTGGCCCGGGCCGGGTTCAAGGCGGCGCGCTGGTGGACCGACCCGCAGGGCCGCTTCGCGGTGACGCTGGCGCGGGCGGTGGAGTAG
- a CDS encoding sensor histidine kinase, translating into MGDLRPRMPGDAADKPRLTWFDFVITAVALIVGQIDELVAAGSPGLLGHSVTAEVLTLAAGLSLLARRRWPLLVTLFVAACHLLAFTPFVFAVMMYTMGVITRQWWQLGVLSVFGVGVQALSAAEGLAPDVRAWAYTLSFALGPLLLGYAAGIRQDLVVSLRARAGDLERERDMMAQTARRAERARIAREMHDVVAHRVSNMVVTATALQSVPEAQAPTVRPEVDRIRDEGREALTELRGLLGLLNARGAPGDKAPLAPQPAARDLPALVERMRGVGRMQVELDVTGFPELLADRTQRAVYRLVQESLTNAVKHAPGAPVRVGVRCAADGVHVTVENDGPPGGRGAGLPSSGHGLIGLSERVDLLGGEFAASPLPGGGFRVTAVIPPAGQPKAVPPGGGVAAQPQVSAGEGNS; encoded by the coding sequence ATGGGGGATCTGCGGCCGCGCATGCCGGGCGACGCCGCCGACAAGCCCCGCCTGACCTGGTTCGACTTCGTCATCACCGCCGTCGCGCTGATCGTCGGCCAGATCGACGAGCTGGTCGCCGCCGGCTCGCCGGGGCTGCTCGGCCACTCGGTGACCGCCGAGGTGCTGACCCTCGCCGCAGGCCTGTCCCTGCTCGCCCGGCGGCGCTGGCCGCTGCTCGTCACCCTGTTCGTGGCGGCCTGCCACCTGCTGGCGTTCACCCCGTTCGTGTTCGCGGTGATGATGTACACGATGGGCGTCATCACCCGGCAGTGGTGGCAGCTGGGCGTGCTGTCCGTGTTCGGGGTGGGCGTGCAGGCGCTGTCGGCGGCGGAAGGGCTGGCCCCCGATGTGCGCGCGTGGGCGTACACCCTGTCCTTCGCCCTGGGGCCGCTGCTGCTGGGGTATGCCGCCGGAATCCGCCAGGACCTGGTGGTCAGCCTGCGGGCGCGGGCCGGGGACCTGGAGCGGGAACGGGACATGATGGCGCAGACCGCGCGCCGGGCAGAGCGCGCGCGGATCGCCCGCGAGATGCACGACGTGGTGGCGCACCGGGTCAGCAACATGGTCGTCACGGCCACCGCGCTGCAGAGCGTCCCGGAGGCGCAGGCGCCCACGGTGCGCCCGGAGGTGGACCGCATCCGCGACGAGGGCCGCGAGGCGCTGACCGAGCTGCGCGGCCTGCTCGGCCTGCTGAACGCCCGTGGTGCGCCCGGTGACAAGGCCCCGCTCGCCCCGCAGCCGGCCGCGCGTGACCTGCCCGCTCTCGTGGAGCGCATGCGCGGGGTGGGTCGGATGCAGGTCGAGCTGGACGTCACCGGCTTCCCCGAGCTGCTGGCCGACCGGACCCAGCGGGCGGTGTACCGGCTGGTGCAGGAGTCGCTGACCAACGCCGTCAAGCACGCGCCGGGCGCGCCGGTGCGGGTCGGGGTGCGCTGTGCCGCCGACGGGGTGCACGTCACGGTGGAGAACGACGGGCCGCCCGGCGGGCGGGGGGCGGGTCTGCCCAGCTCCGGCCACGGCCTGATCGGGCTGAGCGAGCGGGTCGACCTGCTCGGCGGCGAGTTCGCCGCGTCGCCGCTGCCCGGTGGCGGGTTCCGGGTGACCGCGGTCATCCCGCCCGCCGGGCAGCCCAAGGCTGTCCCGCCGGGCGGCGGTGTCGCGGCGCAGCCGCAGGTCAGCGCGGGGGAGGGCAACTCATGA
- a CDS encoding response regulator has product MIKIMIVDDNDIIRRGLRTIIDAADDLRVVADAGDGRSAIEAARRARPDIALVDIRMPGMDGLTATRQLLELDTPPHVIILTTFNTDEYVDEAIRSGAAGFLLKDSPPEELLRALRAVHEGHAMLDPAVTRQVIDAIADQAPRLSPQEKAQLESLTAREVDVLRLIGRGLSNADIGAELFMTEGTVKGYVSAILTKLAAENRVQAARVAYRAGLDSG; this is encoded by the coding sequence ATGATCAAGATAATGATCGTGGACGACAACGACATCATCCGGCGCGGCCTGCGCACCATCATCGACGCGGCGGACGACCTGCGGGTGGTGGCCGACGCGGGCGACGGGCGCAGCGCGATCGAGGCGGCCCGGCGGGCCAGGCCGGACATCGCGCTGGTGGACATCCGCATGCCGGGCATGGACGGGCTGACCGCCACCCGCCAGCTGCTGGAGCTGGACACCCCGCCCCACGTGATCATCCTGACCACGTTCAACACCGACGAGTACGTCGACGAGGCGATCCGCTCGGGGGCGGCGGGCTTCCTGCTGAAGGACTCGCCGCCCGAGGAGCTGCTGCGGGCGCTGCGGGCCGTGCACGAGGGCCACGCGATGCTAGACCCGGCGGTCACCCGGCAGGTCATCGACGCCATCGCCGACCAGGCGCCGCGGCTCAGCCCGCAGGAGAAGGCACAGCTGGAGTCGCTGACCGCGCGGGAGGTCGACGTGCTGCGGCTGATCGGCCGGGGACTGTCCAACGCCGACATCGGCGCGGAGCTGTTCATGACCGAGGGCACGGTGAAGGGTTACGTCAGCGCGATCCTCACCAAACTGGCCGCGGAGAACCGGGTCCAGGCCGCCCGGGTGGCCTACCGGGCGGGCCTGGACAGCGGGTGA